Proteins encoded in a region of the Fusarium falciforme chromosome 6, complete sequence genome:
- a CDS encoding AB hydrolase-1 domain-containing protein, with the protein MASHETAETEPELYFMDFNDDRPATIVLLHGLLNSHIEWSFVITHLGNYHIIAPDLSGHSRSRDILPADIGSSADRVAALIRRHAKGGRAHVVGLSMGAFVTLRLGQRHPDLVLSAFVTAGHPMERQWAWVVGHPSITYYMTFFLLELVPVWLYMRVATGRGMRHHEGLLSEMRRNRRWEVIRTVDMGLLELTWEDVRSLPMRTLSIAAETVDDVEAVRRMGREMPVEGSLGAVVRGAVHTWNLQKPELFAEAIKAWVEGRDLPEGIEILK; encoded by the coding sequence ATGGCATCACACGAAACCGCCGAGACAGAGCCTGAACTCTACTTTATGGATTTCAACGACGACAGGCCCGCCACcatcgtcctcctccacGGCCTCCTCAACTCGCACATCGAGTGGTCTTTCGTGATCACTCACCTGGGCAACTACCACATCATCGCACCCGACCTCAGCGGTCACTCCCGGTCGCGGGACATACTACCCGCCGACATCGGTAGCTCGGCCGACCGTGTCGCCGCGCTGATCCGCCGGCACGCAAAGGGCGGCCGGGCCCACGTCGTCGGCCTCTCGATGGGCGCCTTTGTCACCCTCCGGCTCGGCCAGCGGCATCCGGACCTGGTGCTCTCGGCGTTTGTCACGGCCGGACACCCGATGGAGCGCCAGTGGGCGTGGGTCGTCGGACACCCGAGCATCACATACTACATGACCTTCTTCCTGCTAGAGCTCGTACCCGTCTGGCTGTACATGCGCGTGGCGACGGGTCGGGGCATGCGGCACCACGAGGGGCTGCTGTCGGAGATGCGGCGCAACAGGAGGTGGGAGGTGATCCGGACTGTGGACATGGGGCTGTTGGAGCTGACCTGGGAGGACGTGCGAAGCCTGCCGATGAGGACGCTGTCGATTGCGGCGGAGACGGTAGACGACGTCGAGGCGGTGAGGCGGATGGGCAGGGAGATGCCCGTGGAGGGATCCCTGGGCGCTGTGGTGAGAGGGGCGGTGCATACATGGAACCTACAGAAGCCCGAGCTGTTTGcggaggccatcaaggcctgGGTTGAGGGGAGGGATCTGCCGGAAGGGATAGAGATTCTGAAGTGA
- a CDS encoding Endo-chitosanase, translating into MPSLRNTLLASLLAASVSGRDVPANVKSFKDSIIKQGSCKSTLATGFYSSDGDSGTYSYCGDHVKDYNVIYLQGKNGKLVNMDIDCDGIQGSPADDGRCGSSGDTQSVTSFQWVLESYGTSQKDLDANIHPYIVFGNEGTKSGWKTFDPEKHGIKPLSVMAVVCGNKMFYGIWGDENGDDGDYPVVGEASISLATACFGKSMNGNFGHSEDDVLYIAFPGSDAVPGAKGAKWTAKNFDEFQSSITTLGDKLIKRIGSSSGGGGTTPPPTCSWPGHCQGAACKTLDDCSDDLVCTNGKCSPP; encoded by the exons ATGCCCTCTCTTCGAAACACGCTGCTGGCGTCCCTCCTCGCCGCGTCCGTCTCTGGACGCGACGTCCCGGCCAATGTCAAGAGCTTCAAggacagcatcatcaagcagGGCTCTTGCAAGAGCACTCTAGCTACTGGTTTCTACAGCAGCGATGGCGACTCTGGCA CCTACTCGTACTGCGGCGACCACGTCAAGGACTACAACGTCATCTACCTCCAGGGCAAGAACGGCAAGCTCGTCAACATGGACATTGACTGCGACGGCATCCAAGGCAGCCCCGCCGACGACGGCCGCTGCGGTTCTTCTGGTGATACCCAGTCCGTCACCTCGTTCCAGTGGGTTCTCGAGTCGTACGGCACGTCGCAGAAGGATCTCGACGCCAACATCCACCCGTACATTGTCTTTGGTAACGAAGGTACCAAGTCTGGCTGGAAGACTTTTGACCCTGAGAAGCATGGCATCAAGCCTCTTAGTGTCATGGCTGTCGTGTGCGGCAACAAGATG TTCTACGGCATTTGGGGTGACGAAAacggcgacgatggcgactACCCCGTGGTCGGAGAGGCGTCCATCTCGCTCGCCACGGCCTGCTTTGGCAAGTCGATGAACGGAAACTTTGGCCACAGCGAGGACGACGTCCTGTACATCGCCTTCCCCGGCAGCGACGCCGTCCCCGGAGCCAAGGGCGCCAAGTGGACGGCCAAGAACTTTGACGAGTTCCAGTCCAGCATCACCACCCTGGGTGACAAGCTGATCAAGCGTATCGGAAGCTCCAGCGGTGGCGGCGGTACTACTCCCCCTCCTACCTGCTCCTGGCCCGGTCACTGCCAAG GCGCTGCTTGCAAGACTCTCGATGACTGCTCCGACGACCTCGTCTGCACCAACGGAAAGTGCTCGCCTCCATGA
- a CDS encoding NAD(P)-bd-dom domain-containing protein: MKVIVTGATGLVGREIVQQCLADPRITKVVILTRRAVSMDIESHPKADVVMLQDFSRYSDDLLSRLEGSSACLWAIGGRPDQLNNDKASLHHVNVELPLAAAKAMSERIAAKLPPGQKFSFVFCSNKSADRHSSKPLLFLGDPRKPRTEAEKTLCEVADSHPDVFSTWILRPAAIVTGDAAPKKRRLVGSRSSNGVDVPQIAKAYVKVACEGWKDRIIDNDALLKM; the protein is encoded by the exons ATGAAGGTCATCGTGACGGGAGCCACCGGCTTGGTGGGCAGGGAGATTGTGCAGCAGTGCCTCGCGGACCCTCGCATCACAAAGgtcgtcatcctcacccGGAGGGCCGTGTCCATGGACATTGAGAGCCACCCCAAGGCAGACGTCGTGATGCTTCAGGACTTTTCGCGCTACTCGGATGATCTTTTGAGCCGCCTTGAGGGCTCTTCTGCGTGTCTATG GGCCATTGGAGGTCGTCCAGATCAGCTCAACAACGACAAGGCATCTCTTCACCACGTCAACGTCGAGCTGCctctcgccgccgccaaggccatgagCGAGCGCATCGCCGCCAAGCTACCCCCGGGGCAAAAGTTCAGCTTTGTATTCTGCAGCAACAAGAGCGCCGACCGGCACTCTTCAAAGCCGCTGCTCTTCCTTGGAGATCCGCGGAAACCGCGCACTGAGGCGGAAAAGACCCTCTGCGAGGTGGCCGACTCTCACCCGGATGTCTTTAGCACCTGGATCCTGCGGCCGGCTGCCATCGTCACGGGGGACGCCGCTCCGAAGAAGCGGAGGCTCGTTGGAAGCCGGTCCAGCAACGGTGTTGACGTGCCGCAGATAGCCAAGGCCTATGTCAAGGTGGCCTGCGAGGGCTGGAAGGACCGCATCATCGATAATGATGCCCTGCTCAAGATGTAA